The Penaeus chinensis breed Huanghai No. 1 chromosome 36, ASM1920278v2, whole genome shotgun sequence genome includes a region encoding these proteins:
- the LOC125044677 gene encoding uncharacterized protein LOC125044677: protein MLCSSCMSPLICVGTLRYKFLLSPCHKGTTGEGDSCCINWSVRATTRASDMAAGIHPVVSVYDFSVMASNAISVRENHIFYAKKGKEEDDQGKECKEGGIEAKEDTLISAAFPP from the exons ATGCTGTGTTCCTCCTGCATGTCGCCATTGATTTGCGTGGGGACACTCAGATACA AGTTCCTGCTTTCGCCGTGTCACAAAGGAACAACTGGAGAAGGAGATTCGTGCTGCATTAACTGGAGCGTGAGGGCGACCACGCGCGCCTCAGATATGGCGGCTGGAATCCATCCAGTTGTCAGCGTATACGATTTCTCGGTTATGGCTTCCAATGCTATTTCAGTAAGGGAAAACCACATATTCTAtgcgaagaagggaaaagaggaagatgatcaagGAAAAGAATGCAAAGAGGGAGGAATCGAGGCAAAAGAAGACACActcatat